The Paenibacillus tianjinensis genome has a window encoding:
- a CDS encoding PEP-utilizing enzyme — translation MELLLSTPGLDAADVGNKAFNLSRLIFNDFRVPAGMVLPLNFFACTEAELNSRLVDIAQQLAQLLPSADGWAVRSSAADEDSSSQSMAGQYKSTVISHPSVLPSAVTLVHENSIPVIIQIFVEPDYSGVLFSCNPVTGETDLNIEIVEGRGEQLVGGYANPLYSYRNGIWDKSIDFVNQLQPLLQPWVSKAETLFNQPVDMEFCLKNGTLYWLQVRPITTGVQSLDEDWFLLDQCTEPVAPLVMKLDPGGFFQMPYWDTRFVQHYPYIRIKNNSTVNQQVDSPVEWQILKSKYEPEFDKLLSEDISNYSVLKLWEITAERVEINRAYVLEYLDRGWLKARRVIGEKLRGIISRFARDHADVHLILSSLTEALNTLTYQKTSELNRLIRSARMYSDFNELKDAVIAGTSHPWAEEFNAFIHKYGYELPHPLALHLKTLAESTEDILLRIHTELGKYTYRETSVISESWRETAAALEQRMSCEDRAEFRDLLHVFRAMLIRTEDDDYLLQKGASAIRKVLLEVEKRLLASGEIKDTASIFFLYPDEISGIISGSAPSPNEDTLVQRKEAFAAAQQVNPQQKPAARHSVEAPAEGHLQGVAVSRGAVRGKVYKLMNPLDRESYSLIPADAVIVAPVLTPNLTYAIISCAAIVTEVGGFLSHGAIFAREMGIPAIVQVAGVTELLENGDDVLVDAEQGIIQRVISTI, via the coding sequence GTGGAATTACTATTAAGCACTCCCGGTTTAGATGCAGCGGACGTCGGTAATAAAGCCTTCAACCTGTCCAGGTTAATATTCAATGATTTCAGGGTTCCCGCCGGAATGGTGCTTCCGTTGAATTTTTTTGCATGTACAGAGGCTGAATTAAATAGCAGACTTGTTGATATAGCTCAACAATTGGCGCAATTGCTGCCTTCTGCAGACGGCTGGGCTGTCAGGTCTTCTGCGGCTGATGAAGACAGTTCGAGCCAATCTATGGCCGGTCAATACAAGTCGACTGTAATTAGCCACCCGTCTGTGCTCCCGTCTGCAGTGACATTGGTCCACGAAAATTCAATTCCGGTGATCATTCAGATCTTTGTCGAACCGGATTATTCAGGGGTCTTATTTTCTTGTAATCCGGTTACTGGAGAAACAGATTTGAACATTGAGATCGTGGAGGGCAGAGGAGAGCAGTTGGTGGGCGGCTATGCGAACCCTTTATATTCTTACCGTAATGGGATCTGGGACAAATCAATAGATTTCGTTAATCAACTCCAGCCGCTTCTGCAACCATGGGTTTCTAAAGCTGAAACTTTGTTCAACCAACCTGTGGATATGGAATTCTGTCTAAAAAACGGTACGCTATATTGGCTTCAGGTACGTCCCATAACGACAGGTGTTCAATCGCTTGATGAGGATTGGTTCCTGCTCGATCAATGTACAGAGCCGGTAGCTCCGTTAGTTATGAAGCTCGATCCCGGCGGATTTTTTCAAATGCCCTATTGGGATACCCGGTTTGTACAGCATTATCCGTATATCAGAATAAAGAACAATTCCACAGTTAATCAGCAAGTGGATAGTCCGGTAGAATGGCAGATTCTTAAGAGTAAATATGAGCCGGAATTTGATAAGCTGTTATCCGAAGATATTTCGAACTATTCAGTGTTGAAGCTGTGGGAAATCACAGCAGAAAGAGTAGAGATAAACCGTGCTTATGTACTAGAATATTTGGACAGGGGATGGCTCAAAGCACGCCGTGTTATAGGAGAGAAATTGAGAGGCATCATCAGCCGCTTTGCCAGAGATCATGCCGATGTACACTTGATCCTGTCTTCGTTGACAGAGGCGCTGAATACATTGACTTATCAAAAGACTTCTGAGCTTAACCGGCTAATCCGCTCTGCCCGTATGTATTCTGACTTCAATGAACTAAAAGATGCGGTCATCGCAGGCACTTCACATCCCTGGGCCGAGGAATTCAATGCCTTCATACATAAGTACGGTTACGAGCTTCCGCATCCGCTGGCCCTGCATCTTAAGACATTAGCTGAGAGTACTGAGGATATTTTATTGAGAATTCATACTGAACTCGGGAAGTATACATACCGGGAGACATCTGTGATATCAGAGAGCTGGAGAGAAACAGCTGCAGCCTTAGAACAAAGGATGAGCTGTGAAGATCGAGCGGAGTTCCGGGATTTGCTGCACGTATTCCGGGCTATGCTGATCAGGACAGAGGATGACGATTATTTGCTGCAAAAAGGCGCTTCTGCTATAAGAAAAGTTCTGCTGGAAGTAGAGAAGAGGCTGCTTGCCAGTGGGGAAATTAAAGACACAGCAAGCATATTTTTCCTGTATCCCGATGAAATTTCCGGTATTATCTCCGGTTCCGCGCCAAGTCCCAATGAGGATACACTTGTTCAGCGAAAAGAAGCCTTTGCTGCAGCCCAACAGGTCAATCCCCAGCAAAAGCCGGCTGCCAGGCATAGTGTGGAAGCTCCTGCAGAAGGCCACTTGCAGGGCGTTGCTGTCTCCCGTGGAGCCGTTCGAGGAAAAGTCTACAAACTGATGAATCCGCTGGACCGTGAGAGTTATAGTCTTATTCCCGCAGACGCGGTCATCGTTGCACCTGTGTTAACACCGAACCTTACCTATGCTATAATCTCCTGTGCTGCTATCGTAACAGAGGTTGGGGGATTTCTGTCCCATGGAGCGATTTTCGCCAGAGAAATGGGCATTCCGGCAATCGTTCAAGTGGCTGGCGTAACAGAACTGCTGGAGAACGGCGATGATGTTCTAGTCGATGCGGAGCAGGGGATTATTCAAAGAGTCATTAGTACAATATAG
- a CDS encoding flotillin family protein, whose translation MVILYTIAAIVVVILLALLSIVNAYKKVPPNQAMIVFGLGGKRVVQGGGTFVIPGFQNSKTISMMLMSFDVIPAQAMFSRQGIKLNLEAVAQIKIKSDPTAILTASEQFIDRPEEDRETIILHSVEGHLRGLIGQLTVESILKTPDEINSKMRETCSEDLDKMGLEVVSFTIKKITDDKGYIDNMGVPEIERIRRDASIAKAEAERDIQIKQAEAEKESSIAKANAHQATIEAETAARAKESLFEKDLNIKQADFKLETEVKKAQADLAYELQQNKIKQSLVTEQVKITQMEAEANRTVREIEVELRQKELEATVIKPAQAENQATIMRAEAAKQRQILEAEAEAATTTRRGLATAEAELAKGKANAEIVQLAGAAEAGALEKKAEAYKQFTQAALTVEFLKVLPELADKIASPLAKVDKITVISQDGASSGVNKITGDIAKIMTQIPELTQTLTGMNVTEAISGLLGRTKEQ comes from the coding sequence ATGGTAATTCTTTATACAATCGCGGCTATTGTTGTTGTAATCCTGCTGGCTCTACTTAGTATCGTGAACGCTTATAAAAAAGTTCCGCCCAATCAGGCAATGATTGTGTTCGGCCTCGGCGGGAAGAGAGTGGTGCAGGGCGGAGGGACATTCGTCATCCCCGGCTTCCAGAACAGCAAGACTATCTCCATGATGCTGATGAGCTTTGATGTCATCCCAGCGCAGGCGATGTTCTCCCGGCAAGGCATCAAGCTCAACTTGGAGGCAGTGGCCCAGATTAAGATCAAAAGTGACCCTACTGCTATTCTGACGGCCAGTGAGCAGTTTATCGACCGGCCGGAAGAAGACCGCGAGACGATAATCCTGCATTCGGTGGAAGGGCATTTACGCGGCTTGATCGGACAATTAACGGTTGAATCGATTCTAAAGACACCTGACGAAATCAACAGTAAGATGCGGGAAACCTGCTCGGAAGACCTCGACAAGATGGGACTGGAAGTGGTCAGCTTCACTATTAAGAAAATTACCGACGACAAAGGGTATATCGACAATATGGGCGTTCCGGAAATTGAGCGCATCCGCCGTGATGCAAGCATTGCCAAAGCGGAAGCGGAACGTGACATCCAGATCAAGCAGGCCGAGGCGGAGAAAGAATCTTCCATTGCCAAAGCCAATGCGCATCAGGCGACCATTGAAGCGGAAACTGCTGCCCGCGCCAAAGAATCCTTGTTTGAGAAGGATCTGAACATTAAGCAGGCGGACTTTAAGCTGGAGACGGAAGTGAAGAAGGCGCAGGCGGATCTTGCGTATGAATTGCAGCAGAATAAAATCAAGCAGTCGCTGGTTACAGAACAGGTCAAAATTACGCAGATGGAAGCGGAAGCCAACCGGACCGTCCGGGAAATCGAAGTTGAGCTGAGACAGAAGGAGCTGGAGGCAACGGTGATTAAGCCTGCTCAGGCGGAAAACCAGGCAACGATTATGAGAGCGGAAGCGGCCAAGCAGCGGCAAATTCTTGAGGCCGAAGCAGAGGCTGCCACAACGACCAGACGCGGGCTGGCAACAGCGGAAGCAGAACTTGCGAAGGGGAAAGCAAACGCTGAGATTGTTCAACTGGCCGGTGCGGCCGAAGCAGGGGCACTAGAGAAGAAAGCGGAAGCGTATAAACAGTTCACGCAAGCCGCGCTCACGGTGGAATTCTTAAAGGTTCTGCCAGAGCTGGCTGATAAAATCGCTTCCCCGCTGGCTAAGGTCGATAAGATTACAGTGATTTCCCAGGATGGAGCTTCATCCGGTGTGAACAAAATTACCGGGGATATCGCCAAAATCATGACCCAGATTCCTGAACTGACCCAGACACTTACCGGTATGAACGTGACCGAGGCGATTAGCGGGCTGCTCGGCAGAACTAAAGAACAGTAA
- a CDS encoding 5' nucleotidase, NT5C type → MRKPIIAVDMDDTICHLVKRAIYHNNNEFPTHPLRYEDMFDWNSDHLRHPDSTMDIFFGRPGLYEELELFDEHVVEEMEKLHNAYDVIIVTAAVPKTVVEKWNWLQKHMPFIPADNFFTGKRKHLINFDLLIDDGPHNLLPAVQEGKKVLCIPHPWNLRAREEYAFPLMTSWKGAKERIDEILQS, encoded by the coding sequence ATGAGGAAACCAATCATCGCAGTTGATATGGATGATACGATCTGCCACCTCGTTAAACGGGCGATTTATCATAACAATAATGAATTTCCGACCCATCCGCTACGCTATGAGGATATGTTCGACTGGAACAGTGACCACCTGCGCCATCCGGACAGCACGATGGACATCTTTTTTGGAAGACCGGGTCTGTATGAGGAGCTTGAACTGTTTGATGAGCATGTAGTTGAAGAGATGGAGAAGCTGCACAATGCTTATGATGTTATTATTGTGACTGCAGCTGTACCGAAAACGGTTGTAGAAAAATGGAACTGGCTGCAAAAGCATATGCCGTTTATCCCGGCCGATAACTTCTTTACCGGCAAGCGGAAGCACCTGATCAACTTCGATCTGCTCATTGACGATGGTCCGCATAATCTTCTCCCTGCTGTACAAGAGGGCAAGAAAGTATTGTGTATCCCGCATCCCTGGAATCTGAGAGCACGGGAAGAATATGCGTTCCCGCTAATGACCTCCTGGAAAGGTGCGAAGGAGCGGATTGATGAAATTCTCCAATCTTAG
- a CDS encoding MerR family transcriptional regulator, translated as MGYTIGQFAGLHQVSKKQLRYYKEIGLLEPAGVDPANGYTCYEDEQSKRLERIQYLRRLRFSLEEIRALLLVESDLWIEPIQAQLASIQRETCNLIAIEFELLDLQKRISEGKEVYASMTITTEYKVDTFDLEEPIHIIGRAARVPYSNSNEKQALIDQLISSFFGNDEPEMIPNRMMQAAGIGLVCECEQDMSWGTYMMGMQVTSLDEIPEGMRSFTLPAGLYVRVAFRASNRETLTNSALAGAYDFLYNNWLPESGFCLGGMLAAEVYVEDRMEFPVYPEMELWQLLEHNQ; from the coding sequence ATGGGCTACACCATAGGACAGTTTGCGGGTCTGCATCAGGTATCTAAGAAACAACTCAGGTATTACAAAGAGATCGGCCTTCTGGAGCCGGCGGGGGTTGATCCTGCCAACGGATATACCTGCTATGAAGACGAACAAAGTAAACGACTGGAGCGGATCCAATATCTGCGAAGACTCCGTTTCTCCCTTGAGGAAATCCGCGCCCTGTTACTTGTCGAATCTGATTTATGGATTGAACCCATTCAGGCACAGCTGGCTTCTATCCAAAGAGAGACGTGCAACCTGATTGCCATCGAGTTTGAACTGCTGGATCTTCAAAAACGCATCAGTGAAGGAAAAGAGGTCTACGCATCTATGACTATAACAACTGAATACAAAGTGGACACATTCGATTTAGAAGAGCCCATTCATATTATTGGAAGAGCTGCACGGGTGCCTTATAGCAACAGCAATGAGAAACAGGCATTGATCGACCAATTAATCAGCTCTTTTTTTGGCAATGACGAACCGGAGATGATCCCGAACCGTATGATGCAAGCTGCAGGAATTGGGCTTGTTTGTGAGTGTGAACAGGATATGAGCTGGGGAACTTACATGATGGGTATGCAGGTCACCTCTCTGGACGAAATCCCTGAAGGGATGCGGAGCTTTACACTGCCTGCCGGATTATACGTCAGGGTTGCTTTTCGAGCAAGTAACAGAGAAACGCTTACCAATTCGGCATTGGCGGGCGCATATGACTTTTTGTATAACAATTGGCTGCCGGAATCGGGCTTTTGCTTGGGAGGCATGTTGGCTGCAGAGGTTTATGTAGAGGATCGGATGGAGTTTCCGGTCTACCCTGAGATGGAGCTTTGGCAGCTGCTAGAGCATAATCAATAA
- a CDS encoding GNAT family N-acetyltransferase, which yields MNIRQIQISDNGPIERIIRECLIEYGGNRDGLAWADASMHDLYSYYNAAENRAYWIVEEDGEVLGGCGIAAFDESDEVCELQKMYLTTSTRGTGIASKLLQTALDFAKLYYKQCYLETLQTMAAANRFYQKQGFSLLAEPLAGSEHFACDAWYIKDLQLNS from the coding sequence ATGAACATAAGACAGATCCAAATTTCAGACAATGGCCCAATCGAACGGATTATCCGTGAATGCCTGATTGAATACGGAGGTAACCGTGACGGCCTGGCTTGGGCTGATGCGAGCATGCATGATCTCTACAGCTATTATAATGCAGCAGAAAACCGGGCTTACTGGATCGTGGAAGAGGACGGGGAAGTGCTGGGAGGCTGCGGAATCGCCGCTTTTGATGAATCAGATGAAGTGTGTGAATTGCAGAAAATGTACCTCACTACGTCTACCAGAGGAACCGGGATCGCCTCGAAACTGCTGCAGACTGCTCTGGATTTTGCCAAACTGTACTATAAACAGTGTTATCTGGAAACGCTGCAGACCATGGCTGCCGCGAACCGATTTTATCAGAAACAGGGCTTCTCATTGCTGGCGGAGCCGCTTGCCGGATCTGAGCATTTTGCCTGTGATGCCTGGTATATTAAGGATTTACAACTAAACTCCTAA
- a CDS encoding GNAT family N-acetyltransferase, giving the protein MSINECFKSTRLLYRPYQQEDLQTFVEMSHEDSRRRWFYFQEPDCLTPAFWAKIINNNIAAWSKKVNLLEEKAGYDMAIILKSTGALIGSVGLTKYHGPEIELKDIEIGYHFREVYQGCGYGTEAAIAAVGWGFTELHKLGTEPKIVGKAEFENTASRLVLERAGFRYVHSEPYLSVYEIFN; this is encoded by the coding sequence GTGTCTATAAATGAATGTTTTAAGAGTACGCGGCTGCTGTACCGCCCCTATCAACAGGAAGATCTGCAGACATTCGTTGAGATGTCTCATGAGGACTCCCGCAGGCGGTGGTTTTACTTTCAAGAACCGGATTGCTTGACGCCGGCATTTTGGGCAAAAATTATTAATAATAATATTGCAGCCTGGTCCAAAAAGGTGAATCTGCTCGAAGAAAAGGCAGGTTATGACATGGCGATTATTCTGAAATCAACCGGAGCTTTGATTGGTTCTGTAGGGTTAACGAAATATCACGGACCGGAAATTGAATTGAAGGATATAGAAATCGGTTATCATTTCCGGGAAGTTTACCAAGGCTGTGGTTATGGGACTGAGGCGGCAATAGCAGCAGTCGGATGGGGATTTACAGAATTGCATAAACTCGGGACGGAGCCCAAAATTGTAGGGAAAGCGGAGTTTGAGAATACAGCTTCTCGCCTAGTACTTGAAAGGGCCGGATTCCGGTATGTTCACTCTGAACCTTATTTAAGTGTCTATGAGATCTTCAACTGA
- a CDS encoding glycoside hydrolase family 13 protein, producing MDLAAFIHEPKGALSYAYDSETLHIRIKTKKDDIQSVTLLAIDPFNWKPVTKDSYVYEFAVDTMQHVEMKKEYVTRYHDCWFAELPGFNWRRIKYAFVLNDGHEFCFAGCHHFTPLMENWTPPKDHTNYFHYPYILEEDLYEAPSWVKDTVWYQIFPDRFNRGAADVTADDILEWGSDELDGVYKKFGGNLQGVIEKLDYIRDLGCDGIYFTPIFDSPSSHKYDTKDYFKIDPQFGDNEKLGTLVEEAHKRGIRVMLDAVFNHCGYEHPFWQDVLKHGSSSPYYDYFYILDADKPVVPDIALAAREGYYFGEHLNYRTFAYTELMPKWNTGNPAAREYLISAAVYWTERYNIDGWRLDVANEVSHDFWREFRKRMKAIRKDIYLLGENWLYSNPWLQGDQFDAVMNYEFTTPVTRYFGTNLPEQERYTAEDFVYAINQLLVSYPKHVARNMFNLLDSHDTARILHFCGDDPELVKLPYVFLLTYGGSPSIYYGGEVGLGGDEHHNRQCMPWKAEQQNLALYQTIRRLIGLRKENPLFKAIDIEWLSAGGATHTLIYKKESSSGTLFVLIHNSSEPADIELPNELQGRKMKDLYNDQLVETAAKIRMESYSFRLLAVE from the coding sequence ATGGATTTAGCGGCCTTTATTCATGAACCTAAAGGGGCATTGTCATACGCCTATGATTCGGAGACCCTGCATATCCGCATCAAAACGAAAAAAGATGATATCCAGTCGGTCACGCTGCTGGCCATTGATCCGTTTAACTGGAAGCCGGTGACCAAAGATTCGTATGTCTATGAGTTTGCAGTAGATACAATGCAGCATGTGGAGATGAAGAAGGAGTATGTTACCCGTTATCATGATTGCTGGTTTGCCGAGCTACCGGGCTTTAACTGGAGAAGAATTAAGTACGCTTTCGTGCTGAATGACGGCCATGAGTTTTGTTTTGCCGGATGCCATCATTTTACTCCGCTTATGGAAAACTGGACACCGCCTAAGGATCACACGAACTACTTTCATTATCCTTATATTCTGGAAGAAGATCTGTATGAGGCGCCATCGTGGGTAAAGGATACGGTATGGTATCAGATTTTTCCGGACCGGTTCAACCGGGGGGCAGCCGATGTTACAGCGGATGATATACTGGAATGGGGCAGTGATGAGCTGGACGGCGTTTACAAGAAATTCGGCGGTAATTTGCAAGGGGTCATTGAAAAGCTGGATTATATCCGTGATCTGGGCTGTGACGGCATTTATTTCACACCTATTTTTGATTCGCCAAGCTCACACAAATATGATACTAAGGATTATTTTAAGATTGATCCGCAATTCGGTGACAACGAGAAATTAGGTACGCTTGTGGAAGAGGCCCATAAGCGGGGCATACGGGTGATGCTGGATGCGGTTTTCAATCATTGCGGCTATGAGCATCCGTTCTGGCAGGATGTATTGAAGCACGGCAGCAGCTCGCCTTACTATGATTATTTCTATATCCTGGACGCGGACAAACCGGTTGTCCCTGACATTGCGCTCGCGGCCAGAGAAGGCTATTATTTCGGAGAGCATTTGAATTACCGGACTTTTGCGTATACGGAGCTGATGCCCAAGTGGAATACTGGCAATCCTGCGGCAAGGGAATATCTGATAAGCGCTGCCGTTTATTGGACGGAACGCTATAATATAGACGGCTGGCGGCTTGATGTGGCTAACGAAGTATCCCATGACTTTTGGCGGGAATTCCGGAAACGCATGAAGGCGATCCGCAAAGACATCTACTTACTCGGAGAAAACTGGCTGTATTCCAATCCGTGGCTGCAGGGTGATCAATTCGATGCAGTGATGAATTATGAGTTCACTACGCCGGTTACCCGGTACTTCGGGACAAATCTTCCGGAGCAGGAGCGGTATACCGCTGAGGATTTCGTGTATGCCATTAATCAGCTGCTGGTCAGCTATCCTAAGCATGTAGCGCGGAATATGTTCAATCTGCTCGACAGCCATGATACCGCTCGAATTCTGCACTTTTGCGGAGATGACCCGGAGCTGGTGAAGCTTCCTTATGTTTTTCTGCTGACCTACGGTGGCTCGCCCAGCATCTATTATGGCGGTGAGGTCGGCCTTGGCGGAGACGAACATCATAACCGGCAGTGTATGCCTTGGAAGGCGGAGCAGCAGAATCTGGCGCTGTATCAAACGATCCGCAGACTGATCGGGCTCCGCAAGGAGAATCCGCTGTTTAAGGCGATTGATATTGAGTGGCTGTCTGCAGGGGGGGCAACCCATACTTTGATTTACAAAAAAGAAAGCAGCAGCGGAACCCTGTTTGTACTCATCCATAATTCCAGTGAACCAGCCGATATTGAGCTTCCTAACGAATTACAAGGACGGAAAATGAAAGATTTGTACAATGATCAGCTGGTTGAAACCGCTGCGAAAATCCGTATGGAGTCTTATTCGTTCAGGCTGCTGGCAGTGGAGTAA
- a CDS encoding amylo-alpha-1,6-glucosidase, translating into MTSGAKPSILDKMTMTVERKDNRAVSFTNKEAAYYFTQSHVTDHPEHAYFEGLNVAKNRLFGGYTLYADHQELDNQQAAVKVSPYSMIRTHGSLTEELWLFDYRNVLEVSLSGAGKDIGIALKGKELEVLKLSGNTAYFKAMEGEWIIALRPRNARPLSLQSKVFHTDAEAGGFYISAARTEAEAAALIQDTDANVNRLKTERTKRMEDFLQQNAYISSSNEQLTLALRWLSLTMDQLVTRQQGEGIYAGLPWFNEYWGRDQFIALPGAVLVSGQFETAKNILLSFAEYQNTDETSKYYGRVPNILAPENIDYHTTDGTPRFIIQLQDYVKYSGDTEIIKQLYPAVLSSIEGSLKHWVDAKGYLTHDDNETWMDARDADLNSYSPRETRANDIQALWYHQLRAGVYFAEYMGDQKNAERWRSLADRLKRNFERDFRDSAHPYLADRLNAADEPEFSLRPNQLFAFDMFEDRDYTDAAVRTAWEELVYPWGVASLDRQHPFFHPFHLTEQYHKDEAYHNGTVWTWLNGIAMQRMIEAGQEETAYKLFHNMNWQALHLGVVGGLSENLDAYPHEGENWAKLTGAYLQAWSNAEQLRVWYQYFLGIRPDMIHHTVLLAPRIPQEITDLHYHVKVGEGMIEADYSANSAEQRYFYRFKGIKLTTEIDIAPFDKLEFEAESGAELRIIRTEQKLVMELLNGHGEIIRKLTEQPSAARKEQQMHSDQLLAGVHFAEPLALDNHPVMQRTRTTAVEFKEQPDTL; encoded by the coding sequence ATGACATCAGGTGCCAAACCGTCTATTCTGGACAAAATGACGATGACCGTTGAACGGAAGGACAACCGCGCAGTCTCTTTTACCAATAAAGAAGCTGCCTATTACTTTACCCAATCCCATGTAACGGATCATCCTGAACATGCTTATTTTGAGGGATTGAACGTGGCGAAGAACCGGCTCTTTGGCGGGTACACCTTATATGCCGACCATCAGGAGCTGGATAATCAGCAAGCTGCTGTTAAGGTCAGCCCCTATTCCATGATCCGCACCCACGGCAGCCTGACCGAGGAGCTGTGGCTGTTTGATTACCGGAATGTGCTTGAAGTGAGCCTGAGCGGGGCAGGGAAAGACATTGGGATTGCCCTAAAAGGGAAAGAGCTGGAGGTTTTGAAGCTCAGCGGGAATACCGCTTATTTCAAGGCAATGGAAGGGGAGTGGATCATTGCGCTGCGTCCCCGTAATGCCCGTCCGTTATCGCTGCAGAGTAAGGTCTTCCATACAGATGCCGAAGCCGGGGGATTCTATATTTCCGCTGCCCGGACAGAAGCTGAAGCTGCTGCCTTAATTCAGGATACTGATGCGAACGTAAACCGGCTGAAAACTGAGCGCACGAAGCGAATGGAGGATTTTTTGCAGCAGAATGCTTATATCTCCAGCAGTAACGAACAGCTGACGCTCGCACTCCGCTGGCTCAGCTTAACTATGGATCAGCTTGTAACCAGACAACAGGGCGAGGGGATCTATGCCGGACTGCCCTGGTTCAATGAATACTGGGGACGCGATCAGTTCATCGCTCTTCCTGGTGCAGTACTGGTCAGCGGGCAGTTCGAAACGGCAAAGAATATTCTGCTGTCTTTTGCCGAATATCAGAATACAGATGAAACATCTAAATATTACGGCAGAGTTCCGAATATCCTGGCACCGGAGAATATTGACTATCACACAACCGACGGGACACCGAGGTTTATTATCCAGCTGCAGGATTATGTTAAATATTCCGGAGATACAGAGATTATTAAACAGCTGTACCCGGCGGTGCTGAGCAGTATCGAAGGCTCGCTCAAGCACTGGGTGGATGCCAAAGGCTATCTTACCCATGATGACAATGAGACCTGGATGGATGCGCGGGATGCAGACCTGAACTCCTATTCACCACGTGAAACGCGCGCGAATGATATACAGGCACTGTGGTATCACCAGCTGCGTGCGGGTGTGTATTTTGCCGAATATATGGGCGATCAGAAAAATGCAGAGCGGTGGAGAAGCTTGGCCGACCGCTTGAAAAGAAACTTTGAGCGGGATTTCCGCGATTCGGCACATCCTTATCTGGCGGACCGTTTAAACGCAGCGGATGAGCCGGAGTTCTCTCTGCGTCCGAACCAGCTGTTTGCTTTTGATATGTTCGAAGATCGTGACTATACGGATGCTGCGGTACGTACCGCATGGGAGGAGCTGGTGTACCCTTGGGGTGTTGCTTCCCTTGACCGGCAGCATCCGTTCTTCCATCCGTTCCATCTGACAGAGCAGTATCACAAAGATGAAGCTTACCATAACGGCACCGTGTGGACGTGGCTGAACGGCATAGCTATGCAGCGCATGATTGAAGCCGGGCAGGAAGAAACCGCCTATAAGCTATTCCATAATATGAACTGGCAGGCGCTGCATCTTGGGGTCGTAGGCGGACTGAGTGAGAACTTGGATGCATACCCGCATGAAGGGGAGAATTGGGCCAAACTGACCGGAGCTTATCTCCAGGCTTGGTCCAATGCAGAGCAGCTGCGTGTATGGTATCAGTATTTCCTGGGCATCCGGCCCGATATGATCCATCATACAGTTCTGCTGGCTCCGCGAATCCCGCAGGAGATAACCGATCTGCATTATCATGTAAAAGTCGGAGAGGGTATGATTGAGGCTGATTATTCAGCGAATAGCGCGGAACAGCGGTATTTCTACCGTTTCAAGGGTATCAAGCTTACGACAGAGATCGATATAGCGCCGTTTGACAAGCTGGAGTTTGAGGCCGAATCGGGGGCGGAGCTGCGGATTATCCGTACAGAGCAGAAGCTTGTGATGGAACTGTTGAATGGCCACGGAGAAATCATCAGGAAGCTAACAGAGCAACCTTCAGCAGCTAGAAAAGAGCAGCAAATGCACAGCGACCAGCTCTTAGCGGGTGTGCATTTTGCAGAGCCGCTTGCACTGGACAATCATCCGGTGATGCAGCGGACAAGAACAACAGCTGTTGAATTTAAAGAACAGCCTGATACGTTGTGA